One genomic segment of Gemmatimonadota bacterium includes these proteins:
- the alr gene encoding alanine racemase, with the protein MVHNPVTPDTARAWVDVDLDAVVRNARSFAARTGVPMLPMVKADGYGLGAVAVARALAEVEPWGYGVATIDEARELHVNGVLRPILICSPMLPDLAEATASVAARPTIGNLEGLRAWLALGDRPFHLEVDTGMSRSGLRWDDVTQLMDARNLLASAAGWEGVYTHFHSAEGDDLATADQWRRLQQAITTLGRRPPLVHAANSAAGGAGPSYAADLTRPGIHLYGGRLSGLDAVPVAAVRARVVGVRRLPAGGTVSYEATWRAPHPTTIATIAIGYADGMHRRLSNGGVVELLGQRLRIVGRVTMDHLMVDAGDLPVSLGDVATLFGGLVSLDEQAALGGTIAYELLTGLGARLPRRYHRSS; encoded by the coding sequence ATGGTGCATAATCCCGTGACCCCCGATACCGCCCGGGCCTGGGTGGACGTCGATCTCGATGCCGTCGTCCGCAATGCCCGTTCCTTTGCGGCGCGGACCGGCGTCCCGATGCTGCCGATGGTCAAGGCCGATGGCTATGGCCTCGGCGCCGTCGCCGTGGCCCGTGCCCTCGCCGAGGTGGAGCCCTGGGGCTACGGCGTCGCGACCATCGACGAGGCACGCGAACTCCATGTCAACGGTGTCCTCCGGCCGATCCTGATCTGCTCGCCGATGCTGCCGGACCTGGCAGAGGCGACCGCCTCGGTGGCTGCGCGTCCGACGATCGGCAACCTCGAGGGACTCCGCGCCTGGCTCGCCCTCGGCGATCGACCCTTTCACCTCGAAGTCGATACCGGAATGTCGCGTTCCGGCTTGCGGTGGGACGATGTCACGCAGCTCATGGACGCGCGTAATCTGCTTGCCTCGGCAGCCGGATGGGAGGGAGTCTATACCCACTTCCACTCGGCCGAGGGGGACGATCTCGCAACCGCCGACCAGTGGCGCCGGTTGCAGCAGGCGATCACCACCCTCGGCCGCCGCCCGCCGCTGGTGCATGCCGCCAACTCGGCCGCCGGGGGTGCCGGTCCCTCCTACGCCGCCGATCTGACGCGGCCAGGCATCCATCTTTATGGAGGGCGCCTGTCGGGACTCGATGCCGTTCCGGTCGCGGCGGTTCGCGCCCGTGTTGTCGGCGTCCGGCGGTTGCCGGCGGGTGGCACCGTCTCGTACGAGGCAACCTGGCGCGCACCCCATCCGACGACGATCGCGACGATCGCCATCGGCTACGCAGATGGGATGCACCGCCGGCTGTCCAACGGCGGCGTGGTGGAATTGTTGGGGCAGCGGCTCCGCATCGTCGGGCGGGTCACCATGGATCACCTCATGGTCGACGCCGGCGACCTGCCGGTCTCGCTGGGGGACGTGGCAACACTGTTTGGCGGTCTGGTCTCGCTCGACGAGCAAGCCGCCTTGGGTGGAACGATCGCGTATGAACTTCTCACCGGGCTCGGGGCACGCCTCCCGCGCCGCTACCACAGGTCGTCATGA
- a CDS encoding DUF1844 domain-containing protein: protein MNQHFASLILGLAGQANAAMDGQFPPGAADAGASDARQFAKALIDTLGALEERTRGNLDADEAKLMEQALTALRFRFATAKT from the coding sequence ATGAACCAGCACTTCGCCTCTCTCATTCTCGGCCTCGCCGGTCAGGCCAACGCGGCGATGGACGGTCAATTCCCGCCCGGCGCCGCCGATGCCGGCGCCAGTGATGCGCGTCAGTTCGCCAAGGCGCTGATCGATACGCTTGGTGCCCTTGAGGAGCGGACGCGCGGCAATCTCGACGCCGATGAGGCGAAGCTCATGGAACAGGCGCTGACGGCGCTGCGCTTCCGCTTCGCG